The window ACGTTACGGGCGGCGCGGCCGATGGTCTGGATCAGCGAGGTGCCCGAGCGCAGGAAGCCCTGCTTGTCGGCGTCGAGGATGGCGACGAGCGACACCTCCGGCAGGTCGAGACCCTCGCGCAGGAGGTTGATGCCGACCAGGACGTCGTACTCCCCGGAGCGCAGCTCACGCAGCAGCTCGATGCGGCGCAGGGTGTCCACGTCGCTGTGGAGGTAGCGGACCTGGATGCCGAGTTCGAGGAAGTAGTCGGTGAGGTCCTCGGACATCTTCTTCGTGAGGGTGGTGACCAGGACCCTCTCGTCCTTCTCGGTCCGCTTGCGGATCTCGTGGACCAGGTCGTCGATCTGGCCCTCGGTGGGCTTGACCACGACCTCCGGGTCCACGAGCCCGGTGGGCCGGATGATCTGCTCGACGAACCCGTCGCCGCGGGAGAGCTCGTACTTCCCGGGGGTCGCGGAGAGGTACACCGTCTGGTTGATCCGGCCGAGGAACTCCTCCCACTTCAGCGGGCGGTTGTCCAGGGCCGAGGGCAGCCGGAAACCGTGGTCGACGAGGGTCCGCTTGCGGGAGGCGTCGCCCTCGTACATCGCCCCGATCTGGGGCACGGTCACGTGCGACTCGTCCAGGACGAGGAGGAAGTCCTCGGGGAAGTAGTCGAGGAGCGTGTTGGGGGCCGTGCCCGGGAGGCGGCCGTCGAAGTGCATCGAGTAGTTCTCGACGCCGGAGCAGGTGCCGATCTGGCGGAGCATCTCGATGTCGTACGTGGTGCGCATGCGCAGCCGCTGGGCCTCCAGCATCTTGCCCTGCTTCTCCAGCTCGGCGAGGCGCTGCTCCAGCTCCTGCTCGATGCCGGTGACGGCCTTCTCCATGCGCTCGGGGCCCGCGACGTAGTGGCTGGCGGGGAACACGTGGAGCGACCGGTCCTCGCTGATGACCTCGCCGGTCAGCGGGTGGAGGGTCGACAGCGCCTCGATCTCGTCGCCGAACATCTCGATGCGGACGGCGAGCTCCTCGTACACCGGGAAGATCTCGATGGTGTCGCCGCGGACCCGGAAGGTGCCGCGGGTGAACGCGAGGTCGTTGCGGGTGTACTGGATCTCGACGAAGCGGCGCAGCAGCGCGTCGCGGTCGACCTCGTCCCCGACCTTGAGCTGGACCATCCGGTCCACGTACTCCTGCGGG is drawn from Streptomyces sp. NBC_00178 and contains these coding sequences:
- the uvrB gene encoding excinuclease ABC subunit UvrB, with translation MRPVSKIERSVAPFEVVSPYQPSGDQPTAIAELDRRVRAGEKDVVLLGATGTGKSATTAWMIEKLQRPTLVMAPNKTLAAQLANEFRELLPNNAVEYFVSYYDYYQPEAYVPQSDTYIEKDSSINEEVERLRHSATNSLLTRRDVVVVASVSCIYGLGTPQEYVDRMVQLKVGDEVDRDALLRRFVEIQYTRNDLAFTRGTFRVRGDTIEIFPVYEELAVRIEMFGDEIEALSTLHPLTGEVISEDRSLHVFPASHYVAGPERMEKAVTGIEQELEQRLAELEKQGKMLEAQRLRMRTTYDIEMLRQIGTCSGVENYSMHFDGRLPGTAPNTLLDYFPEDFLLVLDESHVTVPQIGAMYEGDASRKRTLVDHGFRLPSALDNRPLKWEEFLGRINQTVYLSATPGKYELSRGDGFVEQIIRPTGLVDPEVVVKPTEGQIDDLVHEIRKRTEKDERVLVTTLTKKMSEDLTDYFLELGIQVRYLHSDVDTLRRIELLRELRSGEYDVLVGINLLREGLDLPEVSLVAILDADKQGFLRSGTSLIQTIGRAARNVSGQVHMYADKITPAMAQAIDETNRRREKQIAYNTERGVDPQPLRKKINDIVASIAREEVDTEQLLGTGYRQAKDTKAPVPSLGGKAAAGGKAKKGAVAVTDRPAAELAGIIEEMTDRMRAAAADLQFEVAARLRDEVGELKKELRQMREAGLA